In Corylus avellana chromosome ca2, CavTom2PMs-1.0, the following proteins share a genomic window:
- the LOC132172841 gene encoding uncharacterized protein LOC132172841 has protein sequence MPTNQRHSERRQVHNRHGGMFPPSSFPSISSGSMPTNHRHTTARPVNNPHYQSQWQPNTTLSANSTSRNGYSSTSSGSMPTNHRHTTARRVNNPHYQSQWQPSTTLSVGSTSRNGYSSTSSGSMPTYQRRTTARTVNNPHYQAHSRSRPSNMGWTSGAA, from the exons ATGCCTACTAATCAACGACACTCGGAGAGACGTCAGGTGCATAATCGCCATGGGGGCATGTTCCCACCAAGTAGCTTTCCCTCGATATCATCAG GTTCAATGCCTACTAATCATCGACACACGACTGCACGTCCGGTAAATAATCCGCACTACCAATCCCAATGGCAACCAAACACAACTCTTTCAGCTAATTCGACGTCACGCAATGGTTATTCCTCCACATCATCAG GTTCAATGCCTACTAATCATCGACACACGACGGCACGTCGGGTAAATAATCCGCACTACCAATCCCAATGGCAACCAAGCACAACTCTTTCAGTCGGTTCGACGTCACGCAATGGTTATTCCTCCACATCATCAG GTTCAATGCCTACTTATCAACGACGCACGACGGCACGTACGGTAAATAATCCACACTACCAAGCCCATTCGAGGTCAAGACCAAGCAATATGGGCTGGACGAGTGGAGCTGCCTAA